A window of Macrococcus sp. 19Msa1099 genomic DNA:
AATACCATCAATCGCAACACCTAACTTTGTAGCAAGTGCTTCGATTTCAGCTTTATCACCTAGAACGATAGGTGCAACTTTATCACCTTTATGTAACTCAACTGCAGCTTGTAATACTCTCTCATCGTTACCTTCAGGTAGTACAATCTTCACATTCTTCCCTGAAAGTTTCTCGTTTAATACTTCTAATAAATTAGCCATAATAGCCTCCCGAATGAATTAAATTATTTCCGTACCTATTATAAACCTAATTGCATTATTTTTCACGTCATCAATTTGTAGATTATAAGAAATTACTTATACCATTATATATGTTAGAATAAACATGATTAAATTTAAGGAGAGATGGATAATGAATGAAGCAGCAAAGACATTAGACGGATGGTATAGTTTACATCTATTCTATGCAATCGATTTTACAAGCCTTAAAATTTTAGAACAAAGCGAAAGAACTGCGATGGTTGAAGAGTTTAAAGCGTTTATCAACACTTTAGAAGACAACCATAGTGCAAAGGAAGGTTCATATGCGTTATACAACATTACAGGACAGAAAGCTGACTTAATGCTCTGGGTTTTACGCCCTGAAATGAAAGACTTAACAGCACTTGAAAACAAATTCAACAAACTTGCAATTAGAGATTTCTTAATCCCTACATATTCATACGTTTCAGTAATTGAGTTAAGCAACTACTTAGCGGGTGACTCAAATGAAGACCCATATGAAAACCCACATATTAAAGCAAGATTATACCCGGAATTACCACGCTCTGAATATGTATGTTTCTATCCAATGGATAAACGTCGTCAAGGTGAAGACAATTGGTATATGTTAGATATGGATCACCGCAAAGGACTTATGCGTTCACACGGCATGATCGGTCGTGGCTATGCAGGCATCGTTAAACAATTTATCACAGGATCTGTAGGATTCGACGATTATGAATGGGGTGTTACACTCTTCTCAGACGATGTATTACAATTTAAGAAACTTGTATACGAAATGAGATTCGACGAAGTATCAGCACGTTACGGTGAGTTTGGCGGCTTCTACGTCGGAAACATTCTTACAGTAAATGACCTTCAAGATTTATTTGCATTATAAAAATAATGCGTGTGTCAAAAGACACACGCATTATTTTTATTTATAAGCTTTCTCTACTTCTTCAATTTGTTTCACAATCGTTACTGCACCACCGCTTGAGAAGTACCATAAGTATGGATCTACTTCTACGACTTTATTATCTTTAATTGCGTTAACGTTTTTAATAACATCATTTGA
This region includes:
- the hemQ gene encoding hydrogen peroxide-dependent heme synthase, yielding MNEAAKTLDGWYSLHLFYAIDFTSLKILEQSERTAMVEEFKAFINTLEDNHSAKEGSYALYNITGQKADLMLWVLRPEMKDLTALENKFNKLAIRDFLIPTYSYVSVIELSNYLAGDSNEDPYENPHIKARLYPELPRSEYVCFYPMDKRRQGEDNWYMLDMDHRKGLMRSHGMIGRGYAGIVKQFITGSVGFDDYEWGVTLFSDDVLQFKKLVYEMRFDEVSARYGEFGGFYVGNILTVNDLQDLFAL